In Planctomycetia bacterium, a genomic segment contains:
- the leuS gene encoding leucine--tRNA ligase translates to VNWCPNLGTALANEEVVQGVSERGGHPVMRIPLRQWMLRITAYADRLENDLEGLDWSESIKALQRNWIGRSTGAEVDFFIGAEEDRREGLPIRPAFDQWTTARGTSGWPKQPGEDVVRVYTTRPDTLFGATYMVIAPEHPLVKRLTMPAQAARVKAYCDQAQFKSDLDRTDLAKDKNGVFTGSYALNPVNGEPVPIWVADYVLISYGTGAIMAVPAHDTRDFEFAEKFGIPIKAVVDPGDAADVNRSAVLAGKEVFATTGTAINSGKYNGLPTAEFKPRIAADLQAQGLGRSAVNYKLRDWLFSRQHFWGEPFPILHELDAEGNFTGRLRAVDAKDLPVLLPDMPNFKPHGRPDPPLEEAPRDWLYITLDGKRYKRETNTMPQWAGSCWYFLRFLDPKNSERFIDPEIEKAWMPVDLYIGGAEHAVLHLLYARFWHKVLFDHGFVTTKEPFQKLVNQGMILGEVEAETGRAFKMSKSRGNVVNPDHVVQEYGADSLRLFEMFMGPLEASKPWSTEGVNGVRGFLDRVWRMMVNDRAEQIELNAALQDVAPTDEQNRVLHRTVHGITQDIERMQFNTAIAKMMEFTNFFLKCDVRPKSAMATFALLLSPFAPHLAEELWQVLGNPKTLAYEPWPTAEEKWLKDDTIEIPVQVNGKLRAQVMVPADADQAALEAAARADVKVAENLAGKTIVKVVVVPKRMVNFVVK, encoded by the coding sequence GTGAATTGGTGCCCGAACTTGGGGACCGCCTTGGCCAACGAAGAAGTGGTGCAGGGCGTGAGCGAGCGTGGCGGGCATCCGGTGATGCGGATTCCGCTCCGGCAATGGATGTTGCGGATCACCGCCTACGCCGATCGGCTGGAAAACGATCTCGAAGGGCTCGATTGGTCGGAGAGCATCAAGGCGTTGCAGCGCAACTGGATCGGCCGCAGCACCGGGGCCGAGGTCGATTTCTTCATTGGCGCGGAGGAAGATCGCCGTGAAGGGCTGCCGATCCGCCCGGCGTTTGATCAATGGACCACGGCGCGAGGCACGTCCGGCTGGCCCAAGCAACCGGGCGAGGACGTGGTCCGCGTTTACACCACGCGACCCGATACGCTCTTCGGCGCGACGTACATGGTGATCGCGCCGGAACATCCGCTCGTGAAACGGCTCACGATGCCGGCGCAAGCAGCGCGGGTGAAAGCCTATTGTGATCAGGCGCAGTTCAAAAGCGACCTCGACCGCACCGACCTGGCAAAAGACAAAAACGGCGTCTTCACCGGTTCGTACGCATTGAACCCGGTGAACGGCGAACCGGTGCCGATCTGGGTCGCCGACTACGTGCTGATCAGCTACGGCACCGGGGCCATCATGGCGGTGCCGGCGCATGATACGCGGGATTTTGAATTCGCGGAAAAGTTCGGCATTCCGATCAAGGCGGTGGTCGATCCCGGCGACGCTGCGGATGTCAATCGCAGCGCGGTGCTTGCCGGCAAGGAAGTCTTTGCGACGACGGGCACGGCCATCAACTCGGGCAAGTACAACGGGCTGCCCACGGCGGAGTTCAAGCCACGCATCGCCGCGGACTTGCAGGCGCAAGGGCTCGGTCGCAGCGCCGTGAACTACAAGCTGCGCGACTGGCTCTTTAGCCGGCAGCATTTCTGGGGCGAGCCGTTTCCGATTCTGCATGAATTGGATGCCGAGGGCAATTTTACCGGGCGGCTACGCGCGGTCGACGCGAAGGACTTGCCGGTGTTGTTGCCGGACATGCCCAACTTCAAACCGCACGGGCGGCCGGATCCGCCACTGGAAGAAGCGCCGCGGGATTGGCTTTACATCACGCTGGATGGGAAGCGTTACAAGCGCGAAACCAACACCATGCCGCAATGGGCCGGCTCGTGCTGGTATTTCCTGCGATTTCTCGATCCGAAGAACAGCGAGCGATTCATCGACCCCGAGATTGAAAAGGCGTGGATGCCGGTCGATCTCTACATCGGCGGCGCCGAGCACGCGGTGCTGCACCTGCTCTACGCGCGCTTCTGGCACAAGGTGCTCTTCGATCATGGCTTTGTAACGACGAAGGAGCCGTTTCAGAAGCTGGTGAATCAGGGCATGATTCTCGGTGAAGTCGAAGCGGAGACCGGCCGCGCGTTCAAGATGTCGAAGAGCCGCGGTAACGTCGTGAACCCGGATCACGTCGTGCAGGAGTACGGCGCGGATTCGTTGCGGCTGTTCGAAATGTTCATGGGGCCGCTGGAAGCCTCGAAACCGTGGAGCACCGAAGGCGTGAACGGGGTGCGCGGGTTTCTCGATCGCGTGTGGCGGATGATGGTCAATGACCGCGCCGAGCAGATCGAGTTGAACGCCGCGCTCCAGGACGTCGCCCCGACCGATGAGCAGAACCGCGTGTTGCACCGCACGGTACATGGCATCACGCAAGACATCGAGCGGATGCAGTTCAATACGGCCATCGCCAAGATGATGGAGTTCACCAACTTCTTCCTGAAGTGCGACGTGCGCCCCAAGAGCGCCATGGCGACGTTCGCACTGCTGCTCTCGCCGTTCGCCCCGCACCTGGCCGAAGAGCTTTGGCAGGTGCTCGGCAATCCGAAGACGTTGGCCTACGAGCCCTGGCCGACGGCCGAGGAAAAGTGGCTCAAGGACGACACGATCGAGATCCCCGTCCAGGTGAACGGGAAACTCCGCGCCCAGGTGATGGTCCCGGCAGACGCCGACCAGGCCGCCTTGGAGGCCGCCGCCCGGGCCGACGTGAAAGTGGCGGAAAACCTGGCCGGCAAAACGATCGTGAAAGTGGTCGTGGTGCCGAAGCGGATGGTGAATTTTGTGGTGAAATGA